In Aricia agestis chromosome 5, ilAriAges1.1, whole genome shotgun sequence, the genomic stretch ATGCGGCTTATATCAatatcttcatttaattatagtTGTGTAATTATTATTCGTCTATGATTACGGCACGtcacaatataatatcatagtaaaaggaggggaaataagttatcttcatacaaaggcaccgcgcgcggcttgttagtttttaatgttgttttacagggtatttttataattttatttagacatcggattatatgcacgatcaaagtgccgaaatatgcacgaaaaatggccgaaatatacacaaaatatgcacaataaggatttactttttattaaaagtccGCGACGTTGCCGCTGTTCAAGCGGTTGCGCGAACGAAGCGCGGACGGCCGCTCCCACACCAacccgcccgccgccgcgcctccgcgccgcctaaaattgacaaccctaacggccgttcccaatatttgatctatctctggttttgccctactagagataggaatagctcacattagacattagatacatacattttatgtcaattgtgagctattcctatctctagtagggcaaaaccagagatagatcaaatattgggaacggccgtaagacagtaggtaattatatcgcggattgggccggagttatcctacttcccctccttttactatgataaTATGCTAGGCCAATAAATATAGGCTAGATTAGATTGACTTTAGGAAGTAAAAGCTAGTTTTAGAAACTTCAAATAAAACTAACAGGCATTGAAAAATAACATTTGTAGAGTAGTATTTTCTATAAAAACACTTGAGAATTTAGGCTATTCTAACGATCAAATAGCCTTTTTCAAGTAGTTCTCTAGAGACTCGTTATAAACCAATAGACAATGCTTCCATTATTTAATATTCTGTGTCAATAACTCGATAGtttgttgaaaaatattttcaaacacAAAACTACATACGTAGTATTTGCTgcataaaaatactttgaaatTTTTCTGTATATTTACGATCCATGAATGTGGATCACCGAGCAGGATTTTAAATTTCGATGCAGAGATATCGATAAGAATACATGAGGTCAATGTGTCCGgcatacttttctaaaattaaagtttaacataatttattgacttgagatttgctttttaaagtaacttgtgttatcggaaattataggctatatattaattagacctataatgatctaaaaacaatcttagttgccgtatttttttacttacgtggtattttttaaaaactcggCGTGTAGACGGACTTCCCTTACAGATTGAGGTTAGTCCGTCTAGCAGCAGTATAGCCATAACTTGTGAAGTAAAATGCATGGCAACGGTTTCTAGCAAAGCCGCAAAGCGCCCATTCAAATATGTGTTTAAGGTGTCGGTAATAAGGTTCGCATTccagagaaaattaattttatatcattttaaggCAAGTCCGTCTTATCGTAAGTCTAAGTGgttgcaaacattttcatttaaattatagtgaattttttgaaaaattaaacactaagtataaacataaatgtttattacaacaaaattatattaattagtgtcggtaaaatctacaactttgcttcatcatcatttatggGATGAGACATTTTTCGACATACTCCCctacttaattttgatttgattattgttattgatatgtctacttagtacctattttttaattccgtaatattaatatttagttagttAAAGTAACTTTTTAGTTTACGTGGCCGATTGGGGCCATGCACGCGAAAGTTACGCGTTTCATTATTTTCGccgctcaattaaaattaaaagggtTGTTGGTCCGGGATGTAGGATTTGTTTAAGGAAATTTCCTGCTCTTTAAGgatcttttttcaaattttgattatctcaaataatttttggtttttggaataagtattaaaaaaaccaaacccttctttttttactttgttgtttataacttttgcaatttttatcagcCCCTCTTGTCATGCTCTTTTCGTGCAGTAAAATTTGGGCAATGCTATGATTATGTAGTCCGAagtttaaatgcaaattaacaataaagacaTATATTTGAAAAGGTTGACAATATTTGATTCCAGGCAAGACCGGCATATGACGGCCTTTCCTTATGAAAACTATACGGACTtcccaattattgcaattttaggttagacacatgttgcaggtgataataacgaaattaaagCGATATTAACGAATCGGACACCAGTAATATGAAAAAGGATCACTAAATTACTTATGTAATCCAAGAAACTCCAAAAATTCCTTCGTATTTCcactttaattaatttttttggcaGAGACCTACACTCCGACTGCGAGTACAAAacggaaaaaaaattgagatcgGTTTTTTCGTAACAGGTAGTTGGTAGCGACACGTCTGTTTATTAGGTCAAACTAACTctgcaatattgttttacccactgagccatatgaaactagtcgttaaaatatggaagttattgccgctagacggacttacctcccagacggtcttcgacacattgaccttgCATGAATTTTTGTTGTTTACCCACAAAAAAACAGCTAGACAAATCGAACATATTATgtagctatataatattaaaaaatagctcagtttgtaaatattttttattataattaaaagtagATAATTCAGAACAGATGAGCGTTATATTAGCAAATAGATTTATTATAGAGCTGAAAGagaaaatcatattttattttaataaaactatagtgttagatacaaataatattatttttccctagattttttttataattctagAGAAGCTAAAACTATGTAGATACAATTTTAATAGAATAGCGAGCTTTGTAGATATAGCTACTAAAATATgcttcttaataataattatagatatattatgtttgttggaAAAATTAATAAGAGATaggtaagttaaaatttagtacaagatttaaaaaatatgttaaaattagGCAAATGTAGTAGAGTATGCAATAATCTTAAAGTTACTATCATTGCAATAACATCTTACCGAACCACGCAAATAGTGTGAAAACCACCATTGTTAAAGTAAATTTGGGCTGAAATCTATACCATTTCAGATTATAAATTGcaatataacaataattcatattgtagataataaattagtttgaaGTCATGCTTATTTCACAGTCAttgtattttatacaattaattagacttattataacaataataataataattaattattgaattcaaaataattttcatatcAGTATCAGTTTAGACTTTACTTATTCCCTTTATGATTTTAGAACATACAGGTGGtacataaaattctattgattcgtacatgaacataatatttattcgttTGTTGAAATGGTATACCGTTGTAGCTTTACGACTTTAGactcttttatatattttgtcctAAAGGATAGGcaagaaaaagttttattttgtacgtAAGTATAAAAGTTTTTATGCCAGATAAAGGTTATACAAAATACACACCTCGCTCACTTTTATTGATACTAAACAAATAAGTATACATACGAGTTCTGTTCTTCCAcactagttttattttattcacatGTATACTCGTATTATGCGTTTGGTTTTTGtaatttatcaccttaagcgaagcgaagcaaaaaaaaattactaatatATTGCTTACTACTCGTAACACACGAAATACATAATCGCAAATCGACAAATTCTTAAAGTAAAACCGTGTACAAAATATGCGGGGCACATCGGGGTGGGTCGCAATTTTCATACACGTTTCATAACCTAAAAACTCACTCGGTCATAAGACATAATATACACTAACTACAGTGCAAAGTCCTTACCTTCGCCTTTCTTACTTCGCTTCCAACATGCTTAGtataacaacattagaaacgggagAAAATGggcatactgacagattttagtaataaaatggcGGATAACCTTTAccaatctgtcactttgtctattcttccataGAAATAAACCATTTTGATGGtgtatgctaagcctgcagtaGTTTTAAGACGCGCGTGTATGCGTCGAGTTAAATCTGTGAAAACTTACTAACAGATGGCGTTCCTCCAGAACCGGTCGATATCGCTGGTTGACATGTACATTGACAACTCGGAGCCCTCAGAGAACGTCGGCCAGATACACTTCTCCCTCGAGTACGACTTCCAGAACACCACGCTCATACTGAGGATCATCCAGGTACAGTTTTagactaaggccggtataaatagtcagtactcaagatgcacctcggtctcaagacacggtacaggctctgtgattggttggctgtcaaaattggGTCAATCACAGAgctgaaccgcgtcttgagaccgggtcgcattttaagtacctactgactatttataccggccttagaagATCCACTGACACATGGGGGTGGTAATGTTTCTCTAGGGGTCTCGTATGCCCAGGTCTAGgattttgacagaagtttatacTATACCGCAACCAATATCAACAGGGTCGCTGATTGGTTGCGGTTTTAACATTACCCACTCAAATGCGCTAGTGAATACATAAACTATTGTAAAAAACCTCAAAAATGCGCCAAAACGCAGGCTGGTCTCTCACCTTAAAGTTTCAAAGGGGTGTATTTTATAAATCATCATCCTGTTTAAACACCCTCTAACGACTACAAAATGTCAGAAGCGTTACCACTTAATACATTTTACATGTTAAACGTTAGACAATTCCAATACCGCCTATGTATGGACTTAGAGATAAGTTGGAGGCCTCAATTTTGAAACCCACCGATAGGGTTTAACCCAATTCCCCGACAATAGCGGAGGATTACAGCTCCAATTGACTGGAAAGAGGACTAAGGCTGATATACGacataatgtattaatatttattcagGATTACGTTAGGACGTTTCTTTGAGGGAATTTGAAATTCATGAGGTAGATTTTTTCACATAATTCttttgttattacattttttaaatgacTAAGGGATTTTAAGGTGCCCACGGCAATCTCGTGGCGCACCTGCTCTCTGCGACGCCGCGCGGGGATTAATCTATCATACTCCAAATGTCTAGTCTATTTGGTTATTCCGTACAATTGTCGCTCGCAGCTACAAAgtaaagacaataataatattatcattggtCTTATTCTggtgataaacaaaaatattttgttctaaaACTTATGCATGTAAAATATCAAGCATGTGGAGACAAGAAGAGTTCTATAGCGATCCACCTTGAAGGCTGTTATCATTTTCTGTCTTTCATGTAGtaccaaaacgatttttttatcaaatcggtAGCCTTATAAAGTAGCCTTATAAGCGGTAAATATTTCctattattagtatttttaacAGAATATAGCTAGTAAAAGAACAAAATGAAcaagattatttttaacaaaacaaaatgttacGAATCTCCTAAAAATATTGTCTTAGCAATCATCGTATTTGGCTAAGCTGTTTGTTTGTTGAATTATCGTGAACAAAACGTGATGTTTACCTTCGGGGGCTATAATTGATGCTTAGTGTTAGCTAAAACAATATACAAACTGAAATATCAAGTTCACGTGGGTTTACAAAGATAAATCAATTATTTCGTTACAGATAACGCAAAATATAACACAAATGCCATCAAAAACAGAATAGTTATTTAGAGAATGGCTACGACGCGTTTatctatcattattattttaagacaaTATTTTCTTTTCCATTATCAAATATCCTATCCATCATGTTTTTCCCTGTAGGTAAGTAAGGTATAAAACGGGTGGTATAGCGTAATCGACTTACTAGAAATATTAATACATCCTTATGTATTGTATAACGCGTAATTCTTCCATCACGTGAACGGGACACAATTTCTTTGACGTAAAAACTTCTTAATTGGAATTGTTCATTTTTGGGAGTGTCAGCAACGCGAAACTGTTGAGCACACCTGTGCGACTACGATGCGAAACCGTAGATTATTCCTGCTCTGCCGACGCGAACgtcccgcgttgcagacgctcccgcttcgcagtcgctttggtcgcgtaggtttggttGAGGCTTTACTCCGTGGCGAAATCGTATTGCTTGCTGTTTCGTTGCACTTCTtacggcactcccggagtgcaataatatttttttcagggcAAGGAGCTACCGGCGAAGGATCTAAGCGGCACGTCCGACCCGTACGTGCGCGTGACGCTGCTGCCTGACAAGAAGCACCGGCTGGAGACCAAGATCAAGCGGCGCACGCTCAACCCCCGGTGGAACGAGACCTTCTACTTCGAGGGGTTCCCCATACAGAAGCTGCAGAGTCGGGTAAGCCACTACCACAGTatctattacatattataaaacaaagtcgcttttttccctcatgtccctttgttccgtttaatacggattttgatgatttttttagtattagatagcccatttattgaggaaggctataggctatattttatcacgctaatactaataggagaatgtggaaataacgggggaaattatttgaaagggcttatctcgcgaactactggagcaatttttatgttatttggcacagataagaagtagaccacgtgaaggagcatagggctatatattttatacccgtgcgacgccggggcgggtcgctaaaCAGACGAATATAACTTCCTCCTTTTCAACGTCGACTGAAATTATATTCGATATATTATAGTTTGTCCCgctagtaccatcgaggaaattgattcctaggcagttcaCAGACTAACGTCTTTTGGTCGGatcatatcaattcaatgttaataattgtgatctgtcggctgggtttgacgtaacgcgaccaaactacgtaggtcccccatctgcctaggaatcaacttctctgatagtacattgggttaattcagaccgcaaccataaactagtatatatattattggAAAACCGCAACCGACCCTTCGCAACAAACCGTACCTGTATCAATGTCAatcattgaaaatataataaattaattaataataataataattaatttattatattttcgcaTATTCACTACTTCTCCACTAAAACAAAACATtggtttattttaaaacaacaatTATAATCCAACAAAAGTAttaaactcaaataaaatactttgtagGATTTTATAAAACTGCCTAAATCAAATTTATCACGAAATCAAATTCACAAACCAATCTAAATATTTAACTGAATGTCTGTCCTGCGAAAACTAAATTAAACCATTATAAATCCTTTTAGTCTGTACCACTTTCATTTTGTTtattaacattttcattttttcgTTCCATTCTCTTTTAGCAATTTTAATACGGATTGGATTAAAAAACTTAAGGTTTATACCCTCAGTATAAAGTAATGAAGGTCTAAGTCGACTAAAAGTCGATTTCTGGGAATTTATGAAGATTCTTTTATACACTTAACTGATAAAACTAAACTTTCCCTCCTACACACTTATTGGAATAATATTCTCTATATTTTGCGTCATAAAAACTTATGTCTTATATCCTTTCCAGTCTTCCGTGACTTACAGAATTTCTATACAAAAACCTTATCTTGGTTATTAATCAGCAGCAACATACGTAAAGAAAtaacagatatttttttttctggacCGTGGCCTTCCCTCATTCCCCCTACTATAGATACAGGATAGACAGCGGAAACtaactataaaaattaaaaaccattagataataatatgatatgaaACCTAGAAgatgataatataaacaatacgtgggagagccatgcttcggcacgaatgggccggctcgaccggagaaataccacgttctcacagaaaaccggcgtgaaacagcgcttgtgctgtgtttcgccgagtgagtgagtttaccggaggcccaatcccctaccctattcccttccctaccctctccaattcccttcccatccctaccatcccctattaccctattccctcttaaaaggccggcaacgcacctgcagctcttctgatgctgcgagtgtccatgggcgacggaagttgctttccatcaggtgacccgtttgctcgtttgccctcttatttcattaaaaaaaaatacagacacactatcgcacAATATTAGTAGGGTTAGTTTTAActacaaaatgtttttatttttaggtgCTACACTTGCACGTGTTCGACTACGATCGCTTCTCGAGGGATGACTCCATCGGTGAAGTGTTCTTACCTCTATGTCAGGTGAGTACATACACAAAACATAAGTTGCTATCGAAATTAGTAAGGCGCTCAACATAGCGCTCAAGCCCTAAGCTGAttgcacatttgtcagcaccgtacgtgCGCCTTACGCGTCGAACATATCGCAtaatagtacacgaaatgcggcgcgtacgatgCAGACGAAAGCGCGACGTGTCACATCCTTTCATACAATGAATTCTAAAATGCCTTCATGCCCCTTCATGAAGTTACTAcaaaggaatataatattatattgaaggaAAACTTCTTTAGGTCCGTTAAGAGTGAAATTTCAAGATCGCCTAATGACAAAGAGAGGCcgtaataataatgttaatagatcaatatttaatttattttagtatttcaGAAAAGTCTGTAATTCGATTgtggtattttaatattacgagatatatatttaatacgagatataatatttgcattttaaaatggttaaagttatacgtacattttttaaacctatatttaaaattttcgagAGCCTATACAGCTAGGAAAATGCCTCATCTAAGGTCTTAATTAATATTACCGTGATGTTTTAAATAACCTTAAAAAACAAAAGCAATTTAATGGTTAACACGTGTGCCTTTAATTATCGGCtgtcattatattattacgataaGTTTATAACGTATTAACTGTACGACCGCTTTTaactatacgacctgcaaaccttcaagaaaagagcgtattccctcttaaaaggccggcaacgtacctgcagctcttctgatgctgcgagtgtctatgggcgacggtagttgctttccatcaggcgacccgttcgctcatttgcccccttatttaattataaaaaactatagcgaatattaatttaacaaagTAGCGCATCtgataaacttataatataacatctctcgcaagtcgcaagtttttaattaaagtgtCATGAGTTAAGACAGTTATCTCCAGCGCAACAAAGCTGGAGATAGACtgtctgtttttttatttaaccgtAATAGATGAATTTACTTCAATATGGCAACAATAATTGTATTTACGctcaaatatttacaaagtaatgTGCAGaaagttgaaatattttactcggaatatgtaaaatatataactaAAGTCTAGAAATAACTAAAGTCTAGAAaagcaaaatacaaaataaacttCAAACAGACGTCGCTCGTGTATTGCGGACTTTAATCTAGTACCGTATCAATGAACGCTGGAACAATTTTAGGCAAACTTTAACCTTTAAAGGTGTTACATTGTTACAATTTCGCTCGAATAATTTTGCGTCCAAAACTAATTTAAAGGTCGTATTAAAAGCCCTAATCTCATGGGCTTGGAACTActcataatatttgtttaaatatttgataCAGGTGAAAACCCCTGAGACTCAGTGTCGAATAAGTCTAAGAACTTTTTTAAAGTACTTAGACTAAGGACATCATTTAGTTgctgaaattttttatttacacaatatACGAAAACAAACGCTTTATCTAATAtgtaaaattctcatgtcacagttttcgttgccatactcttccgaaacggcttgaccgattctcatgaaattttgtgagcatgttgagtaggtctgagaatcggccaacatctatttttcagacaaaaaaaaattatatggcaaaacaacgtttgccgggacagctagtataatataactagctgtcctggcaaacgtttatttgccatattataaagtactagctgttgcccgcgacttcgtccgcgtggactttatagttgttcccgtacatcgattaagTCGTTCATGCGCAAATCAGAatagtatattgtgtgggaatcgcacatttttccgggacaaaaaacattccttgtcccagattcaaataagccctttcaaataattagccccgttttttcccacattttcctctatatcttcgctcctgttagtcttagcgtaataaaatatatcctatagcctttctcgataaatgggctatttaacactgaaagaatttttcaaatcggaccagtagttcctgagattagcgcgttcaaataagccctttcaaataatttctcccgttttttccacactttcctctatttcttctctcctattagcttaagcgcaataaaatatagcctatagccttcctcgatatctaacactgaaacaatttttcaaatcggaccagttgttcctgagattagagcgtgcaaataatccctttcaaattatttccccccgttttttccacgctttcctctatttcttcgctcctattaatattagtgtgataaaatatagtctatagcctttctcgataaatgggctatctaacactgaaagaatttttcaaatcggaccagtagtttctgagattagcgcgttcaaacaatcaaacaaacaaacaaactaacaaactcttccgctttataatattagtatagattaattcgcccgtattattttattgaagtgactaaataagtatgtcaccatggcaatgtccatcgctatcccgtcgcacaaacaatggtcgccgtaagtacccagtagccgattctcagacccactgaatatgtctataaaatttggttaaaatcagtaaagccgtttcggaggagtacgcggtctaacattgtgacacgagaattttatatatataataaaaaataaattaatacaataaatactaaGGTTAAACTACATTATAAACTAgtacaataaaaagtaaagaaaaatagttacttaataataaattaactgCGAAAAACTTGATCAATGTTGCCTCTTGCGTTATTTTTGACCAGTAAcatgaaattttttttagtaatgACCCCAATTTCGAAGTTATTacccataatatatattttaattcatttaaaaCTACGGTCGGCTCCGTACATTATAATACAATCGATTGTTATCACGGCTAATTGTTGCTTTAGGGCAGTGGTGCCCAACTGTATTGCTCCAAGGGCTACTTTGAAAATCCCGATAAGCCACGCATAAGCGATATAAAGGAAACTAGGTAATTTagttattgtttataaataaacaatatcaaataaattaaaatttatttgacCCATTTTGTTCGCGGGCGCCTAGATTACAGGCCGCGGGCTACCAGGTGCCCGCGAGCCTCCGGTTGGGCACCACTACTTTAGGGCTATCCTTCACCCACTAGTAAGCAATAAACTACCTCAATAATATATCACATCTAGATAAACGAGGCTTTCTAGAAAATTACTTCTATTGATCTGCCTTCTTTCCTCATTATTGTTTGCTCCATTCCAGGTGGATCTGAGCGAGAAGCCGTCATTCTGGAAGGCTCTGAAGCCGCCCGCGAAGGACAAGTGCGGGGAGCTGCTGACGTCACTGTGCTACCACCCCAGCAACAGCGTGCTTACCCTCACCCTGCTGAAGGCGAGGAACCTCAAGGCGAAAGACATTAATGGGAAATCAGGTAATAAATCTATATAATTATGGTTTTTGTGCCTTTTGATTCGGATTAGACGACTTTCATGTGCGACTAGCGTTGACTATATAGCCGTGATATTGTTTCGAATCCGAGTTGAACGGGAATCGTCATCAATGCGCTGATCTTATAAGTCGAATTTTCTTATAACATACCTCTCATGCATCTTATACACAACGAAAAAAATGAATATCAATTCTAATAAGTTAAATTATGATCTTCGacaagtttataatataag encodes the following:
- the LOC121726749 gene encoding synaptotagmin-7 isoform X6, giving the protein MDSFSMLSPSKMMAFLQNRSISLVDMYIDNSEPSENVGQIHFSLEYDFQNTTLILRIIQGKELPAKDLSGTSDPYVRVTLLPDKKHRLETKIKRRTLNPRWNETFYFEGFPIQKLQSRVLHLHVFDYDRFSRDDSIGEVFLPLCQVDLSEKPSFWKALKPPAKDKCGELLTSLCYHPSNSVLTLTLLKARNLKAKDINGKSDPYVKVWLQFGDKRIEKRKTAVFKCTLNPVFNDAFSFNVPWEKIRECSLDVQVMDFDNIGRNELIGRILLAGKNGSGASETKHWQDMITKPRQTIVQWHRLKPE
- the LOC121726749 gene encoding synaptotagmin-7 isoform X7; this encodes MAFLQNRSISLVDMYIDNSEPSENVGQIHFSLEYDFQNTTLILRIIQGKELPAKDLSGTSDPYVRVTLLPDKKHRLETKIKRRTLNPRWNETFYFEGFPIQKLQSRVLHLHVFDYDRFSRDDSIGEVFLPLCQVDLSEKPSFWKALKPPAKDKCGELLTSLCYHPSNSVLTLTLLKARNLKAKDINGKSDPYVKVWLQFGDKRIEKRKTAVFKCTLNPVFNDAFSFNVPWEKIRECSLDVQVMDFDNIGRNELIGRILLAGKNGSGASETKHWQDMITKPRQTIVQWHRLKPE